From Acanthopagrus latus isolate v.2019 chromosome 22, fAcaLat1.1, whole genome shotgun sequence, the proteins below share one genomic window:
- the sel1l gene encoding protein sel-1 homolog 1 isoform X1 — MGYKRHLKTARSFYFLTLLLLVFIKGITADEEQHGNDGPELKSYHDPDSEEEDVRLASEIVAGASVTSGQEVSPPEEEKQTPRDTLEGEEKEDLPEQPPPVEEKPKEVPVVNGGTAHGEPCIFPFLFQGKEYSDCTTDGRGDGRLWCATTYDYDQDKKWGFCETEEQAQQRLQAEEAEEQYQTVLRMLNATTRKTQKKELYEKLMKVAEKGHQKAMEKVAYAMLFGDYINQNITKAKEMFEKLAMEGSPKAQMALGFLYAAGLGVNSSQAKALVYYTFGALGGNLVAHMILGYRYWGGVGVPQSCESALTHYRLVANQVASDVSLTGGSAVQRIRLLDEVENPGSTSGMLEEDLIQYYQFLAEKGDVQAQVGLGQLHLHGGRGVEQNHQRAYDYFTQAANAGNTHAMAFLGKMYSEGSEFIPQNNETALQYFKKASDLGNPVGQSGLGMAYLYGRGVPVNYELALKYFQKAAEQGWVDGQLQLGTMYYNGIGVKRDYKQALKFFNLASQAGHILAFYNLAQMHATGTGVMRSCHTAVELFKNVCERGRWSERLMTAYGSFKEGETDAALVQYLLLAEQGYEVAQSNVAFVLDQTEGAKIFSENETYPRALLHWTRAAAQGYTVARIKLGDYHFYGYGTDVDYETAVIHYRLASEQQHSAQAMFNLGYMHEKGLGIKQDIHLAKRFYDMAAEASPDAQVPVFLALCKLGLIYTLQYLQDLNLKELISQVDLDQLLGPEWDLYLMTVIALLLGTVIAYRQRQHQIIVPPRPPAPAPAPPPRPPQEQSVAQAEPQAQEETEAQGPAQEEEEEEEQQQQQ; from the exons ATGGGTTATAAACGGCATTTAAAGACGGCaagaagcttttattttttgaccCTACTGCTGCTCGTCTTCATCAAGGGAATAACAGCTG ATGAAGAGCAACACGGGAATGACGGACCAGAGCTAAAG tcttACCACGACCCAGACTCTGAAGAGGAGGATGTCCGTCTGGCATCAGAAATTGTGGCTGGTGCTTCTGTGACCTCTGGTCAAGAAGTCTCCCCaccagaagaagagaaacagacaccTCGGGATAcactggagggagaggagaaggaggacctGCCTGAGCAGCCTCCTCCAGTTGAGGAGAAACCGAAAGAGG ttcCAGTGGTTAATGGTGGTACAGCCCATGGAGAGCCGTGCATCTTCCCGTTCCTCTTCCAGGGGAAGGAGTACTCGGACTGTACCACTGATGGACGGGGGGATGGACGGCTGTGGTGTGCCACAACCTACGACTACGACCAGGACAAAAAGTGGGGTTTCTGTGAGA CGGAGGAGCAGGCACAGCAGAGACTGCAGGcggaggaggctgaggagcagTATCAGACTGTTCTGCGCATGCTCAACGCCACCACCAGGAAGACCCAGAAGAAAGA ATTGTATGAAAAGCTGATGAAAGTAGCGGAGAAAGGCCACCAGAAGGCCATGGAGAAGGTGGCGTACGCAATGCTGTTTGGAGATTACATAAACCAGAACATCACCAAGGCCAAAGAAATGTTTGAGAAGCTTGCAATGGAGGGCTCACCTAAAGCTCAGATG GCTCTGGGTTTTCTGTACGCAGCTGGACTTGGAGTGAACTCAAGTCAGGCtaag gCCTTGGTCTACTACACCTTTGGTGCATTGGGTGGAAACTTGGTAGCTCATATGATTCTG GGCTACAGATACTGGGGAGGTGTGGGTGTTCCTCAGAGCTGTGAGTCAGCACTAACACACTACAGGCTTGTGGCAAATCAAG TGGCGAGTGATGTGTCTCTGACGGGAGGTTCAGCAGTGCAGAGGATCAGGCTGTTGGATGAGGTGGAGAACCCGGGATCTACCAGTGGGATGTTGGAGGAGGACTTGATCCAGTACTACCAGTTTCTAGCTGAGAAGGGAGACGTACAAGCTCAG GTGGGTTTGGGTCAGTTACACCTGCACGGAGGACGTGGAGTCGAACAGAATCATCAG AGGGCGTACGACTACTTCACCCAGGCAGCAAACGCAGGGAACACACACGCTATGGCTTTCCTCGGCAAG ATGTACTCAGAGGGCAGCGAGTTTATCCCTCAGAACAACGAGACTGCCCTGCAGTACTTCAAGAAGGCTTCTGACTTG GGTAATCCTGTGGGACAGAGTGGCCTGGGGATGGCCTATCTGTATGGAAGAGGTGTCCCAGTG aaCTATGAGCTGGCACTGAAATACTTCCAGAAGGCAGCAGAGCAGGGCTGGGTGGACGGTCAGCTCCAGCTGGGCACCATGTATTACA ATGGCATCGGTGTGAAGCGTGACTACAAGCAGGCACTTAAATTCTTCAACCTGGCCTCACAGGCAGGCCACATCCTGGCCTTCTACAACTTGGCACAGATGCACGCGACTGGTACTGGTGTGATGCGCTCGTGCCACACTGCTGTGGAG CTTTTCAAGAATGTGTGTGAGCGCGGCCGCTGGTCAGAGCGTCTCATGACAGCCTACGGCAGCTTCAAGGAGGGTGAGACGGATGCTGCTCTGGTCCAGTatctgctgctggctgagcaGGGCTACGAGGTCGCTCAGAGCAATGTGGCCTTTGTGCTGGACCAAA CAGAAGGAGCAAAAATCTTCAGCGAGAATGAGACCTACCCTCGGGCTCTGCTCCACTGGACAAGAGCTGCAGCACAAG GCTACACGGTGGCAAGAATAAAACTGGGGGACTACCACTTCTATGGTTACGGGACAGATGTGGACTATGAGACAGCGGTTATCCACTACAGACTGGcgtcagagcagcagcacagtgcacAGGCCATGTTTAACCTGGGTTACATGCACGAGAAAGGCCTGGGCATCAAACAG GACATTCATTTAGCCAAACGTTTCTACGACATGGCCGCTGAAGCCAGTCCCGACGCCCAGGTCCCAGTTTTCCTGGCCCTGTGCAAGCTAGGCCTGATTTACACTCTGCAGTACCTGCAGGATCTTAAC TTGAAGGAGCTGATTTCTCAGGTGGACCTGGACCAGCTTCTAGGCCCGGAGTGGGACCTCTACCTCATGACAGTCATCGCCCTGCTGTTGGGCACAGTCATCGCCTACAGACAGCGCCAACACCAAATCATAGTTCCCCCTCGCCCACCTGCTCCCGCCCCAGCGCCCCCTCCTAGACCACCTCAGGAACAGTCTGTTGCCCAGGCCGAGCCCCAGGCACAGGAAGAAACAGAAGCCCAGGGCCCAgcgcaggaggaggaagaggaggaggagcagcagcaacagcagtga
- the sel1l gene encoding protein sel-1 homolog 1 isoform X2, protein MGYKRHLKTARSFYFLTLLLLVFIKGITADEEQHGNDGPELKSYHDPDSEEEDVRLASEIVAGASVTSGQEVSPPEEEKQTPRDTLEGEEKEDLPEQPPPVEEKPKEVPVVNGGTAHGEPCIFPFLFQGKEYSDCTTDGRGDGRLWCATTYDYDQDKKWGFCETEEQAQQRLQAEEAEEQYQTVLRMLNATTRKTQKKELYEKLMKVAEKGHQKAMEKVAYAMLFGDYINQNITKAKEMFEKLAMEGSPKAQMALGFLYAAGLGVNSSQAKALVYYTFGALGGNLVAHMILGYRYWGGVGVPQSCESALTHYRLVANQVASDVSLTGGSAVQRIRLLDEVENPGSTSGMLEEDLIQYYQFLAEKGDVQAQVGLGQLHLHGGRGVEQNHQRAYDYFTQAANAGNTHAMAFLGKMYSEGSEFIPQNNETALQYFKKASDLGNPVGQSGLGMAYLYGRGVPVNYELALKYFQKAAEQGWVDGQLQLGTMYYNGIGVKRDYKQALKFFNLASQAGHILAFYNLAQMHATGTGVMRSCHTAVELFKNVCERGRWSERLMTAYGSFKEGETDAALVQYLLLAEQGYEVAQSNVAFVLDQKGAKIFSENETYPRALLHWTRAAAQGYTVARIKLGDYHFYGYGTDVDYETAVIHYRLASEQQHSAQAMFNLGYMHEKGLGIKQDIHLAKRFYDMAAEASPDAQVPVFLALCKLGLIYTLQYLQDLNLKELISQVDLDQLLGPEWDLYLMTVIALLLGTVIAYRQRQHQIIVPPRPPAPAPAPPPRPPQEQSVAQAEPQAQEETEAQGPAQEEEEEEEQQQQQ, encoded by the exons ATGGGTTATAAACGGCATTTAAAGACGGCaagaagcttttattttttgaccCTACTGCTGCTCGTCTTCATCAAGGGAATAACAGCTG ATGAAGAGCAACACGGGAATGACGGACCAGAGCTAAAG tcttACCACGACCCAGACTCTGAAGAGGAGGATGTCCGTCTGGCATCAGAAATTGTGGCTGGTGCTTCTGTGACCTCTGGTCAAGAAGTCTCCCCaccagaagaagagaaacagacaccTCGGGATAcactggagggagaggagaaggaggacctGCCTGAGCAGCCTCCTCCAGTTGAGGAGAAACCGAAAGAGG ttcCAGTGGTTAATGGTGGTACAGCCCATGGAGAGCCGTGCATCTTCCCGTTCCTCTTCCAGGGGAAGGAGTACTCGGACTGTACCACTGATGGACGGGGGGATGGACGGCTGTGGTGTGCCACAACCTACGACTACGACCAGGACAAAAAGTGGGGTTTCTGTGAGA CGGAGGAGCAGGCACAGCAGAGACTGCAGGcggaggaggctgaggagcagTATCAGACTGTTCTGCGCATGCTCAACGCCACCACCAGGAAGACCCAGAAGAAAGA ATTGTATGAAAAGCTGATGAAAGTAGCGGAGAAAGGCCACCAGAAGGCCATGGAGAAGGTGGCGTACGCAATGCTGTTTGGAGATTACATAAACCAGAACATCACCAAGGCCAAAGAAATGTTTGAGAAGCTTGCAATGGAGGGCTCACCTAAAGCTCAGATG GCTCTGGGTTTTCTGTACGCAGCTGGACTTGGAGTGAACTCAAGTCAGGCtaag gCCTTGGTCTACTACACCTTTGGTGCATTGGGTGGAAACTTGGTAGCTCATATGATTCTG GGCTACAGATACTGGGGAGGTGTGGGTGTTCCTCAGAGCTGTGAGTCAGCACTAACACACTACAGGCTTGTGGCAAATCAAG TGGCGAGTGATGTGTCTCTGACGGGAGGTTCAGCAGTGCAGAGGATCAGGCTGTTGGATGAGGTGGAGAACCCGGGATCTACCAGTGGGATGTTGGAGGAGGACTTGATCCAGTACTACCAGTTTCTAGCTGAGAAGGGAGACGTACAAGCTCAG GTGGGTTTGGGTCAGTTACACCTGCACGGAGGACGTGGAGTCGAACAGAATCATCAG AGGGCGTACGACTACTTCACCCAGGCAGCAAACGCAGGGAACACACACGCTATGGCTTTCCTCGGCAAG ATGTACTCAGAGGGCAGCGAGTTTATCCCTCAGAACAACGAGACTGCCCTGCAGTACTTCAAGAAGGCTTCTGACTTG GGTAATCCTGTGGGACAGAGTGGCCTGGGGATGGCCTATCTGTATGGAAGAGGTGTCCCAGTG aaCTATGAGCTGGCACTGAAATACTTCCAGAAGGCAGCAGAGCAGGGCTGGGTGGACGGTCAGCTCCAGCTGGGCACCATGTATTACA ATGGCATCGGTGTGAAGCGTGACTACAAGCAGGCACTTAAATTCTTCAACCTGGCCTCACAGGCAGGCCACATCCTGGCCTTCTACAACTTGGCACAGATGCACGCGACTGGTACTGGTGTGATGCGCTCGTGCCACACTGCTGTGGAG CTTTTCAAGAATGTGTGTGAGCGCGGCCGCTGGTCAGAGCGTCTCATGACAGCCTACGGCAGCTTCAAGGAGGGTGAGACGGATGCTGCTCTGGTCCAGTatctgctgctggctgagcaGGGCTACGAGGTCGCTCAGAGCAATGTGGCCTTTGTGCTGGACCAAA AAGGAGCAAAAATCTTCAGCGAGAATGAGACCTACCCTCGGGCTCTGCTCCACTGGACAAGAGCTGCAGCACAAG GCTACACGGTGGCAAGAATAAAACTGGGGGACTACCACTTCTATGGTTACGGGACAGATGTGGACTATGAGACAGCGGTTATCCACTACAGACTGGcgtcagagcagcagcacagtgcacAGGCCATGTTTAACCTGGGTTACATGCACGAGAAAGGCCTGGGCATCAAACAG GACATTCATTTAGCCAAACGTTTCTACGACATGGCCGCTGAAGCCAGTCCCGACGCCCAGGTCCCAGTTTTCCTGGCCCTGTGCAAGCTAGGCCTGATTTACACTCTGCAGTACCTGCAGGATCTTAAC TTGAAGGAGCTGATTTCTCAGGTGGACCTGGACCAGCTTCTAGGCCCGGAGTGGGACCTCTACCTCATGACAGTCATCGCCCTGCTGTTGGGCACAGTCATCGCCTACAGACAGCGCCAACACCAAATCATAGTTCCCCCTCGCCCACCTGCTCCCGCCCCAGCGCCCCCTCCTAGACCACCTCAGGAACAGTCTGTTGCCCAGGCCGAGCCCCAGGCACAGGAAGAAACAGAAGCCCAGGGCCCAgcgcaggaggaggaagaggaggaggagcagcagcaacagcagtga